The Osmia bicornis bicornis chromosome 16, iOsmBic2.1, whole genome shotgun sequence genome includes the window atatttaattatcgtTTCATAAATATTGCACTTTTTAATTGAATCCCATTTCCCTATCGTATgcgaatttttttctttcattgtttcttgacacaaaaaattataaattacgcGTTAATTTCTGGTTTTTATCAAATAGACTCTGATACAATCTTAGTTCGCATGAATTATTCATAGtcaaaataatatgaatatttcaaataacaaTATCTACCGAAACATCAAAACATTGTTTAGCAGAATGACGTAAGACAGAATGTTTCTAattaacgaaataaaaagcgaatctgaaatattattttgcaatactCGGTTTCGTTTTCCGACCATCTGGTACTTTTGTGTGCGTGCACCGAAGTATACACACACCGTAATCGCGATATATAACTGCCGGTTCGAGTCTCGTGAAGATCGAGTTCTAgggtttattaaaaatctctagTACAACCTGTAATCACAACCTTTTTATATgattgtaagaaaaaaaaaaattttaattgcctGGAGTCTGCAGTAATattatgaatataaaatatagacgGCCAATGCGGTGAGCCCTTttgaagaaaatggcggaCGTATAACTCGCACAAAGCATTCACTGAACGTGGATTAGCcgaaaataatttatgtattttgattgtttcattttcatgtttttcaTTATTCCCAAACCATAACCATCCACGTTCGCATAATTGATTCGTGCTTCGCAATCTGTTTATGATAAACTTTATCGTTTTAATTGTCctacaaaaatagaaaaatcggTTTGTTATAAACGTTACTATCGATTTGGCAATTATCAGTCTCGACGTCGTTCAGCGAATCGAATGTTCTCACGTATAAGACTcattaaaattctattatattttttttttttttttttttttttaaagcaCTTTCGTGCTAAAAACATCGAGGTTTCGGGaaatacataatatttttcaacggATATTATAAACAGAAAAACTCGACTCTGGGGGAAAATTTACCGAATTTTCTGGAATAGCTTTTGAGCGGCAAAGCTTCTGTCCCCGCAGCATATGGGTAGAGCAATGGatgatattataaaaaattcgaatcatttcataaattataatatattaaacaGATAGAATAACGTTCATGTATTAGATTGTTTTTTAAACGATTGTTAATTATagttccgaaaatattgatttctgtgaaatattaattgaGATATTAATAGTTCACTGGGATACATATATCTAGTGAACTATTTTTAAACCTACATTGTAATGAATAGAGATATTGATTTTATGTAAGTCAGAAGCATACATTGAAATGAGTTAACATTAGCCATATGTATGTGACAAGTGTTGTAATAGAAAACTATTATGAGTATTttaagatataaaaaaattttgcacatggaaaagaaataaattatattgattataattattgatttttaGGGGAAGATGATATAGATGAAACTGGAGGTCAAGTTACAAATGTTAATCAACAAGTAGATGGTTCTTCTGACGCAGAAGAATCTCAGAGACTAGTAAGTATTATAAATCTATATTCATAAGAAAAACGTCTGAACTATTAATGATTAAATGTATTTCAACGCAGGAAGAAGATGATGATTATGAGCCggaggaaaggaaaaagaagaaagggaagAAACGAAAGGCAAGGAGCGAAGATAAAaaggggaagaaaaagaagaaaaagaaaaaatctgATTCTGGAGATGTAACCATCTTTCTGTTACTATCTACTATCTATACAATTAAtctaaaatgtatttatatatatttcccttttatttttccataGGAAAGCGATTTTGGAGGTGGTGGTGAAACAGGTGATGTAGCTGGAGATGATAGTGACTATGCAGGGAAtagaaaaagtagaaaatcTTCTTCCAGAAAGTCATCCAGTCATAATACATCAGCTCCGACAAATCAAGAGCCGACGACAGGCATGCCTACGATCGAGGAAGTGTGTAATACCTTCGGATTGACCGATGTACAGATAGAATACACCGACGCGGATTTCCAGAACTTAACGACATACAAATTGTTCCAACAACACGTTAGACCCCTTCTAACGAAGGAGAATCCAAAAGTGCCGATGTCGAAATTAATGATGCTGGTTGCTGCTAAATGGCGAGACTTCTCTGAACTGAATCCTCACACGCAACCGGACGCTGACGTGTCGTCCGCAAACGTGGACGAGGACAGTAGAAACGCGAGAGCGAATCGTGGGGGCGGGGTGCAGGAGGGTGAGGACGAGGAGGACGACGACGAGGACAGCGATAGAAAGCGAAAATCGCGGGGCTCCAGAGCGAAGAAAGGGAAGAAAGCTTCCAAGGTGCCGACGCTCAAGATAAAACTTGGTAAACGCAAACGGGGAAGCTCGGACGAGGAGGCGGAGGGCAGCGGCGCCGGCACCGACAGAGATTCCGACATGGAGTTCGAACAGATGTTGGCCGATGCCGAGGAACCCACCGGCACGGACGGCTCCACTAAAGGCAACACGGAGGAGAACGGGGTCGAACCGCCGGCGGAACCACCTGTTCGCAGGAAGGCGAAGACTAAAATCGGAAACAAAactaagaagaaaaaaaagacgaAAACAACGTCCAAGTTTCCGGATGGAGAGGAGGGCCTTCAGGTATATAGCCgagtttaaccctttcgctgccagGCGAATTTTTGAACAGTGGGCCAGAAATTGCATATTAAGAATTTTGTAATGGCAAAGAACTGcgaaatgtattaaaataacgGTACAATCTTGCCAATGCCACATTTTTGTTAGTGGTGGTCAATGGTGCTATAGAATCCCATGGGACCACACTTTCGCTGCCAGGCGAATTTTTGAACTTGTGCCAGTGGGCCAGAAAttgcatattaaaaattttgtaatgaCAAAACACTGggaaatgtattaaaataacgGTACAATCTTGCCAATGCCACATTTTTCTTAGTGGTGGTCAATGGTGCTATAAAATCCCATGGGACCACACTTTCGCTGCCAGGCGAATTTTTGAACTTGCACCAGTGGGCCAGAAAttgcatattaaaaattttgtaatgaCAAAACACTGggaaatgtattaaaataacgGTACAATCTTGCCAATGCCACATTTTTCTTAGTGGTGGTCAATGGTGCTATAAAATCCCATAGGACCACAgtggcagcgaaagggttaataacgCAGTATATTTGTTTCTTCTGCTGTACGTAATCTTTCTCTCTTTAACTGTCCAGACTGATCATCAAGATTATTGCGAAGTATGCCAGCAAGGTGGAGAAATCATATTATGCGACACTTGTCCCAGAGCGTACCACTTGGTATGTTTAGAGCCTGAATTGGAAGAAACACCTGAAGGAAAATGGAGTTGTCCTCATTGCGAAGGAGAAGGTATTACAGGTAGTTTCCTCGTAACCCTACACCTTCTGTCCCATCCAACGCGTTCAAGTGCATTCTACACAAACATTAATCATTACTGAATATTTAGATATTCGTTTGATTCCCAGGTGCAGCCGAGGACGACGACGAACATATGGAATTCTGTAGAATATGTAAAGACGGTGGTGAATTGTTATGTTGTGATAGTTGTACCAGCGCGTACCATACGCATTGTTTGAATCCACCGCTGTCGGAGATCCCTGACGGAGATTGGAAGTGTCCAAGGTGTTCTTGTCCGCCTATACCTGGAAAAGGTAAAAAGATATTCAGTGATACATATTATATGTATGGGTAATTGATACAGTGGGTCCAAAAAGTatttgtacatttaaaacagaGTACCTCGTTTAAAATTGAAGCAAATAACTTAaggtttctcgagaagctatacaaattaatcgAATAAAATATGTGCTTtcgtcgttttaaaaaattacaatttgttgaaattgtgaaagaaaaatagtggagggtaatttttcaacttttttatgtaagcctgaaaatttaaaatatttcttttgtaggttcaaataagtaattaatttagtaattaattttaagtaattaaaatttccaaaaatctcgacttttcatctaagaacgtgaccttcaaattaattttaagcattttaacttaaaatttaaattcattttatataattgagACAGttcatatttcattaattcattCATTCTAGCCCTCAATTAAAAGATTTgttgtaataatatttattgaagGATTTTCtttggaaatatttataaaatttcaatgtaatattaaatttttttgtcctttatattttatacgttcttagatgaaaagtcgagattttcagaaattttaattacctctAACTTTTaaatagtaaattaatttgtatagcttctcaaGAAACCTCAATTCATTTAgttcaattttaaacaaagtattctgttttaaatggTGTGCAAATACTTTTTGGATCCACTGTATATAATCTTATATTTCCTCGACAGTTGCAAAAATCTTAACATGGAGGTGGAAAGAGTGTTCGGAATCGCCATCGGAGGAGCCTTCGACGAGTAAAGCTGCGCCTAAGCAACGTAAAATACGGGAATTCTTTGTGAAATGGGCAGATATGTCTTATTGGCATTGCGATTGGATCACAGAATTACAGCTCGACGTTTTCCACCCTCTTATGTTCAGGTATAATGTTGATTAAATAAGAAACAAtatattaggtgtacaaattaattcagtgccttcttaattattgtatttaatttgaatatttgaaaagtgacaattatttcaataattggaattactatggctttttaaaaatgaatctttaattaaaataaagaggcaactgaattaatttgtacacctaataatTTCTCTTACAATCATGATCAAccttcaatttaaatttattatttaaaatttaaaaaattttttaaattaggaACTATTCAAGAAAGTACGACATGGACGAGCCACCAAAGTTAGAAGAACCATTAGACGAAAGCGATACCCGTGTGAAACGATTGAAGGAACAGGATGGTGCCCTGAACAGGGACGATTATAATTTAGAAGAACGGTTTTATCGTTACGGAGTTCGTCCAGAATGGCTCGTCGTGCATCGTGTGATTAATCACCGCCTATCCAGAGACGGCAGAGCCACGTATCTCGTTAAATGGCGAGAACTTGGCTACGACCAGGCCACTTGGGAGGACGAGCACGAAGATATTCCTGGTTTAAAGCAGGCTATCGAGTACTATTTGGATCTCAGAGCAGCGAATTGTTGCGACGGTAGCACCTCTCGCAAGGGCAAGAAGGGTGAGAAGAGTCGGTTAATTTATTCTCTGTTTCCTTTTCTATCTATAATCATAAGCGTACGAATAAACCACGTGTCGTGTGTTCAGGTAAGGGGAAAAAATCAAAGACTCGCGAGCTTATCGACGACGAGGAGAGGACACCCAAACGGTACACTCCACCGCCTGATAAACCCACGACGGATCTTAAGAAAAAGTATGAGCGACAGCCGGAATACTTGGATCAAACTGGGATGCAGTTGCATCCTTATCAGTTAGaagtaaatataaattctatatgatattttaaccctttgcggaCCAACATAATTGtcatagtaatttataattccaaACATACTGTGTTATATTCTTGATATAAGGACttataatatatttgaagGATGGAATTATTCCTgtgatttaaattaataatagtcTCTGCAAGCTTAAGAATGCCCTGTCTCCAAAGGGTTAACCCTTTCCAAAATTGTCCAAACACAATTAtcatagtaatttataatttataattaaaaagttatacTTTTGATACAAAACACAGCTATAAGTATAGAcagtaatgatttataatacaTGCTTTGAAGGATGGAATTATTACTtcctttaatttaaattaataagtCTCTGCAAGCTTAAGAATGCCCCGTCCCCAAAGGGTTAACATTTTCCTTAATGAacatataataatttcatcattttttcaGGGTTTGAACTGGTTAAGATATTCATGGGGCCAAGGAATAGATACAATTTTAGCAGACGAGATGGGCTTAGGGAAAACCATCCAGACCATTACATTCTTGTATTCTCTGTACAAAGAAGGACATTGCAAAGGACCTTTCCTCGTGTCTGTTCCTTTATCAACCATTATAAATTGGGAACGTGAATTTGAAACCTGGGCGCCTGATTTTTATTGTGTCACCTATGTTGGTTAGTATaccaaaagaaaaatgatcaCTTTATTCATAgtatgttaattaatattcccTGTTTTAATCTTCAGGTGACAAAGACAGTCGCATCGTGATCCGCGAGAACGAATTATCCTTCGAGGAGGGTGCTGTCCGCGGGGGTCGAGCATCGAAGATCCGATCGAGCCAAATTAAATTCAACGTCCTCCTCACCAGCTACGAGCTGATCTCCATCGATTCAGCCTGTCTGGGATCGATCGACTGGGCCGTGttggtggtggacgaggcgcaCAGGCTAAAATCAAATCAGTCAAAATTCTTCAGATTATTAGCCTCTTACAATATCGCCTACAAATTACTCCTAACCGGTACCCCATTGCAAAATAACTTGGAGGAACTTTTCCACTTATTGAATTTCCTGTGTCGAGACAAGTTCAACGATCTGGCCGCTTTCCAAAACGAGTTCGCTGATATTTCAAAGGAGGAGCAAGTAAAGAAACTGCACGAATTGCTTGGACCTCACATGTTGAGGAGATTAAAGGCTGATGTATTAAAGGTACATGGCTCCTCTATTTCTCCTTTCCTTAAAAATTCAGCGCCATTAACTGCATACTTTTTGTTCCGCAGAATATGCCAAGCAAGTCAGAATTCATTGTACGCGTTGAATTATCTCCTatgcaaaagaaatattacaaatacaTCTTAACGAGAAACTTTGAAGCTCTGAACCCCAAGGGCGGTGGTCAACAAGTGTCTCTGTTGAATATCATGATGGATCTTAAGAAGTGCTGCAATCACCCTTACTTATTCCCAGCTGCGTCCCAGGAAGCACCAACTGCGCCAAATGGAACCTATGAGACCTCTGCGTTGATCAAAGCAGCTGGGAAATTAGTGTTGTTAAGCAAAATGTTGAAGAAATTGAGGGACGATGGGCATAGAGTACTGATCTTTTCTCAGATGACTAAGATGCTGGATATCCTTGAGGATTACCTGGAAGGCGAAGGGTACAAGTATGAGAGAATTGATGGTAACATCACTGGAGCTCAACGACAGGAAGCCATTGATAGATTTAATGCTCCTGGTATGTTCGCAGACATATTTATTGTTCTCAGAAATCATTTAACCAGGGAAAtcattaattctttcttttaaacAGGTGCTCAGCAATTTGTCTTTTTACTCTCCACTCGTGCTGGCGGTCTGGGCATAAATTTGGCAACTGCCGATACTGTAATCATTTATGATTCAGACTGGAATCCGCATAATGATATCCAAGCGTTCAGCAGAGCTCACAGAATCGGTCAGGCTAATAAAGTAATGATCTATAGATTCGTGACGCGTAATTCTGTGGAGGAGCGAGTCACTCAGGTGGCGAAACGTAAAATGATGCTGACGCATCTGGTCGTCAGGCCTGGAATGGGTGGAAAGGGGGCTAATTTCAGTAAACAAGAACTCGATGACATTTTACGGTTCGGTAAGATCCTCAGTGctaaataaatttgataaGACTTGTGTTTTACTGGTCAGTATTTAAATATGAAGGGTCAGtatttaacactagaactaccaaaggAATCAACATTACTGCTTcctagtttctttttttaaattaaaaaattttatcaagGTATTTTTGCTGGAATGAATGTTGGCTATTGTCGAGATAAAGAATAGATTATGTTTcacatatatttatttaattttctgtattattttcaacttggAAATTAGTGTGCATCAAATGTCACTAGTTCTagtacaaaatacaaaattttatttatatttaaatttttatttctataatttttattttaactatttcctatatttttaatattatataaaattttattttatttatttaataatctaaatttaataaaaatcaaaattaatttctttaaattaaaattttaacttaattttacttaaataaataaatttttaatccttTAAAAAGTTAAATCCTTTGGTCAGCATCCTTCCATACTGACCATTTTGGTAATAAAATACTGACCATTTAATTTGTTGCcatttttgataataaatcTCTTCTAATCCTTCTTATTAGGTACCGAGGAACTgttcaaagaagaagaaggtaaAGAAGACGAGGCAATTCATTACGACGACAAAGCAGTTGCTGAATTATTAGACAGAAGCAAAGAGGGTATCGAACAGAAAGAGAACTGGGCGAATGAGTATTTAAGTTCCTTCAAAGTCGCGTCGTACGTGACGAAGGAAGGTGAAACAGAGGAGGAAGCAGACACAGAGATTATAAAACAGGAAGCCGAGAACACGGATCCTGCTTATTGGATCAAACTCTTGAGGCATCATTACGAACAACAGCAAGAGGACATTGCTAGAACGCTTGGAAAAGGTACACTGTCGTCCATAAGTCGCCTCTTTAACCCTAATCACTCACATGGGGTCATATAGACCCCGcttcaaaaatttttgaaatagtATTTAATGCAGAGAAAATGGAAAGCACGTATTCCTGAAGTATTCAATTTATATGGAGATCTGAGAAAAGTtctgataatttaaaaattaaagaaaaaccactttttcattcaaaaattCATAACCTTTTCAATTTTGGTTATATTTggctgaaattttatttttatcatctAGGGACATCATATTTTGAGAAAAAAATCTCTGAAGTTGATG containing:
- the LOC114877998 gene encoding chromodomain-helicase-DNA-binding protein Mi-2 homolog isoform X1; this encodes MASDEEVDESYAGEDDIDETGGQVTNVNQQVDGSSDAEESQRLEEDDDYEPEERKKKKGKKRKARSEDKKGKKKKKKKKSDSGDESDFGGGGETGDVAGDDSDYAGNRKSRKSSSRKSSSHNTSAPTNQEPTTGMPTIEEVCNTFGLTDVQIEYTDADFQNLTTYKLFQQHVRPLLTKENPKVPMSKLMMLVAAKWRDFSELNPHTQPDADVSSANVDEDSRNARANRGGGVQEGEDEEDDDEDSDRKRKSRGSRAKKGKKASKVPTLKIKLGKRKRGSSDEEAEGSGAGTDRDSDMEFEQMLADAEEPTGTDGSTKGNTEENGVEPPAEPPVRRKAKTKIGNKTKKKKKTKTTSKFPDGEEGLQTDHQDYCEVCQQGGEIILCDTCPRAYHLVCLEPELEETPEGKWSCPHCEGEGITGAAEDDDEHMEFCRICKDGGELLCCDSCTSAYHTHCLNPPLSEIPDGDWKCPRCSCPPIPGKVAKILTWRWKECSESPSEEPSTSKAAPKQRKIREFFVKWADMSYWHCDWITELQLDVFHPLMFRNYSRKYDMDEPPKLEEPLDESDTRVKRLKEQDGALNRDDYNLEERFYRYGVRPEWLVVHRVINHRLSRDGRATYLVKWRELGYDQATWEDEHEDIPGLKQAIEYYLDLRAANCCDGSTSRKGKKGEKSKGKKSKTRELIDDEERTPKRYTPPPDKPTTDLKKKYERQPEYLDQTGMQLHPYQLEGLNWLRYSWGQGIDTILADEMGLGKTIQTITFLYSLYKEGHCKGPFLVSVPLSTIINWEREFETWAPDFYCVTYVGDKDSRIVIRENELSFEEGAVRGGRASKIRSSQIKFNVLLTSYELISIDSACLGSIDWAVLVVDEAHRLKSNQSKFFRLLASYNIAYKLLLTGTPLQNNLEELFHLLNFLCRDKFNDLAAFQNEFADISKEEQVKKLHELLGPHMLRRLKADVLKNMPSKSEFIVRVELSPMQKKYYKYILTRNFEALNPKGGGQQVSLLNIMMDLKKCCNHPYLFPAASQEAPTAPNGTYETSALIKAAGKLVLLSKMLKKLRDDGHRVLIFSQMTKMLDILEDYLEGEGYKYERIDGNITGAQRQEAIDRFNAPGAQQFVFLLSTRAGGLGINLATADTVIIYDSDWNPHNDIQAFSRAHRIGQANKVMIYRFVTRNSVEERVTQVAKRKMMLTHLVVRPGMGGKGANFSKQELDDILRFGTEELFKEEEGKEDEAIHYDDKAVAELLDRSKEGIEQKENWANEYLSSFKVASYVTKEGETEEEADTEIIKQEAENTDPAYWIKLLRHHYEQQQEDIARTLGKGKRIRKQVNYNDGVVTGDQSTRDDQPWQENLSDYNSDFSAPSDDDKEDDDFDEKGDGDLLSRRSRRRLERRDEKDRPLPPLLARVNGNIEVLGFNARQRKAFLNAIMRYGMPPQDAFNSQCILSHFRLVRDLRGKSEKNFKAYVSLFMRHLCEPGADNAEAFADGVPREGLSRQHVLTRIGVMSLIRKKVQEFEHINGYYSMPEMIRKPVEPVKVEPGAEAATGTSSTSATPATSNAPSPSPAATPTPLTVPGTASTETSKVNSDASEAKECKEEPKDKDSVDGKDVKEEPKDAKEEEDSNAEKDKEKEDVKKEEKDADTEGTDKEKDAKDVKDEKSAAKSDEKVESSDNKPKQDSEEDVVIVKDDEEETEKREDKDSKDKDVKDCDSEILKPKRKFMFNIADGGFTELHTLWLNEEKAAVPGREYEIWHRRHDYWLLAGIVTHGYGRWQDIQNDIRFAIINEPFKMDVGKGNFLEIKNKFLARRFKLLEQALVIEEQLRRAAYLNLTQDPNHPAMSLNARFAEVECLAESHQHLSKESLAGNKPANAVLHKVLNQLEELLSDMKSDVSRLPATLARIPPVAQRLQMSERSILSRLAATAPGGSSSQSGQAALLAQQFPAGFSGGQLPATFAGAANFGNFRPQYSVPGQPPQGFTA
- the LOC114877998 gene encoding chromodomain-helicase-DNA-binding protein Mi-2 homolog isoform X3, translating into MASDEEVDESYAGEDDIDETGGQVTNVNQQVDGSSDAEESQRLEEDDDYEPEERKKKKGKKRKARSEDKKGKKKKKKKKSDSGDESDFGGGGETGDVAGDDSDYAGNRKSRKSSSRKSSSHNTSAPTNQEPTTGMPTIEEVCNTFGLTDVQIEYTDADFQNLTTYKLFQQHVRPLLTKENPKVPMSKLMMLVAAKWRDFSELNPHTQPDADVSSANVDEDSRNARANRGGGVQEGEDEEDDDEDSDRKRKSRGSRAKKGKKASKVPTLKIKLGKRKRGSSDEEAEGSGAGTDRDSDMEFEQMLADAEEPTGTDGSTKGNTEENGVEPPAEPPVRRKAKTKIGNKTKKKKKTKTTSKFPDGEEGLQTDHQDYCEVCQQGGEIILCDTCPRAYHLVCLEPELEETPEGKWSCPHCEGEGAAEDDDEHMEFCRICKDGGELLCCDSCTSAYHTHCLNPPLSEIPDGDWKCPRCSCPPIPGKVAKILTWRWKECSESPSEEPSTSKAAPKQRKIREFFVKWADMSYWHCDWITELQLDVFHPLMFRNYSRKYDMDEPPKLEEPLDESDTRVKRLKEQDGALNRDDYNLEERFYRYGVRPEWLVVHRVINHRLSRDGRATYLVKWRELGYDQATWEDEHEDIPGLKQAIEYYLDLRAANCCDGSTSRKGKKGEKSKGKKSKTRELIDDEERTPKRYTPPPDKPTTDLKKKYERQPEYLDQTGMQLHPYQLEGLNWLRYSWGQGIDTILADEMGLGKTIQTITFLYSLYKEGHCKGPFLVSVPLSTIINWEREFETWAPDFYCVTYVGDKDSRIVIRENELSFEEGAVRGGRASKIRSSQIKFNVLLTSYELISIDSACLGSIDWAVLVVDEAHRLKSNQSKFFRLLASYNIAYKLLLTGTPLQNNLEELFHLLNFLCRDKFNDLAAFQNEFADISKEEQVKKLHELLGPHMLRRLKADVLKNMPSKSEFIVRVELSPMQKKYYKYILTRNFEALNPKGGGQQVSLLNIMMDLKKCCNHPYLFPAASQEAPTAPNGTYETSALIKAAGKLVLLSKMLKKLRDDGHRVLIFSQMTKMLDILEDYLEGEGYKYERIDGNITGAQRQEAIDRFNAPGAQQFVFLLSTRAGGLGINLATADTVIIYDSDWNPHNDIQAFSRAHRIGQANKVMIYRFVTRNSVEERVTQVAKRKMMLTHLVVRPGMGGKGANFSKQELDDILRFGTEELFKEEEGKEDEAIHYDDKAVAELLDRSKEGIEQKENWANEYLSSFKVASYVTKEGETEEEADTEIIKQEAENTDPAYWIKLLRHHYEQQQEDIARTLGKGKRIRKQVNYNDGVVTGDQSTRDDQPWQENLSDYNSDFSAPSDDDKEDDDFDEKGDGDLLSRRSRRRLERRDEKDRPLPPLLARVNGNIEVLGFNARQRKAFLNAIMRYGMPPQDAFNSQCILSHFRLVRDLRGKSEKNFKAYVSLFMRHLCEPGADNAEAFADGVPREGLSRQHVLTRIGVMSLIRKKVQEFEHINGYYSMPEMIRKPVEPVKVEPGAEAATGTSSTSATPATSNAPSPSPAATPTPLTVPGTASTETSKVNSDASEAKECKEEPKDKDSVDGKDVKEEPKDAKEEEDSNAEKDKEKEDVKKEEKDADTEGTDKEKDAKDVKDEKSAAKSDEKVESSDNKPKQDSEEDVVIVKDDEEETEKREDKDSKDKDVKDCDSEILKPKRKFMFNIADGGFTELHTLWLNEEKAAVPGREYEIWHRRHDYWLLAGIVTHGYGRWQDIQNDIRFAIINEPFKMDVGKGNFLEIKNKFLARRFKLLEQALVIEEQLRRAAYLNLTQDPNHPAMSLNARFAEVECLAESHQHLSKESLAGNKPANAVLHKVLNQLEELLSDMKSDVSRLPATLARIPPVAQRLQMSERSILSRLAATAPGGSSSQSGQAALLAQQFPAGFSGGQLPATFAGAANFGNFRPQYSVPGQPPQGFTA
- the LOC114877998 gene encoding chromodomain-helicase-DNA-binding protein Mi-2 homolog isoform X5, which codes for MASDEEVDESYAGEDDIDETGGQVTNVNQQVDGSSDAEESQRLEEDDDYEPEERKKKKGKKRKARSEDKKGKKKKKKKKSDSGDESDFGGGGETGDVAGDDSDYAGNRKSRKSSSRKSSSHNTSAPTNQEPTTGMPTIEEVCNTFGLTDVQIEYTDADFQNLTTYKLFQQHVRPLLTKENPKVPMSKLMMLVAAKWRDFSELNPHTQPDADVSSANVDEDSRNARANRGGGVQEGEDEEDDDEDSDRKRKSRGSRAKKGKKASKVPTLKIKLGKRKRGSSDEEAEGSGAGTDRDSDMEFEQMLADAEEPTGTDGSTKGNTEENGVEPPAEPPVRRKAKTKIGNKTKKKKKTKTTSKFPDGEEGLQTDHQDYCEVCQQGGEIILCDTCPRAYHLVCLEPELEETPEGKWSCPHCEGEGITGAAEDDDEHMEFCRICKDGGELLCCDSCTSAYHTHCLNPPLSEIPDGDWKCPRCSCPPIPGKVAKILTWRWKECSESPSEEPSTSKAAPKQRKIREFFVKWADMSYWHCDWITELQLDVFHPLMFRNYSRKYDMDEPPKLEEPLDESDTRVKRLKEQDGALNRDDYNLEERFYRYGVRPEWLVVHRVINHRLSRDGRATYLVKWRELGYDQATWEDEHEDIPGLKQAIEYYLDLRAANCCDGSTSRKGKKGKGKKSKTRELIDDEERTPKRYTPPPDKPTTDLKKKYERQPEYLDQTGMQLHPYQLEGLNWLRYSWGQGIDTILADEMGLGKTIQTITFLYSLYKEGHCKGPFLVSVPLSTIINWEREFETWAPDFYCVTYVGDKDSRIVIRENELSFEEGAVRGGRASKIRSSQIKFNVLLTSYELISIDSACLGSIDWAVLVVDEAHRLKSNQSKFFRLLASYNIAYKLLLTGTPLQNNLEELFHLLNFLCRDKFNDLAAFQNEFADISKEEQVKKLHELLGPHMLRRLKADVLKNMPSKSEFIVRVELSPMQKKYYKYILTRNFEALNPKGGGQQVSLLNIMMDLKKCCNHPYLFPAASQEAPTAPNGTYETSALIKAAGKLVLLSKMLKKLRDDGHRVLIFSQMTKMLDILEDYLEGEGYKYERIDGNITGAQRQEAIDRFNAPGAQQFVFLLSTRAGGLGINLATADTVIIYDSDWNPHNDIQAFSRAHRIGQANKVMIYRFVTRNSVEERVTQVAKRKMMLTHLVVRPGMGGKGANFSKQELDDILRFGTEELFKEEEGKEDEAIHYDDKAVAELLDRSKEGIEQKENWANEYLSSFKVASYVTKEGETEEEADTEIIKQEAENTDPAYWIKLLRHHYEQQQEDIARTLGKGKRIRKQVNYNDGVVTGDQSTRDDQPWQENLSDYNSDFSAPSDDDKEDDDFDEKGDGDLLSRRSRRRLERRDEKDRPLPPLLARVNGNIEVLGFNARQRKAFLNAIMRYGMPPQDAFNSQWLVRDLRGKSEKNFKAYVSLFMRHLCEPGADNAEAFADGVPREGLSRQHVLTRIGVMSLIRKKVQEFEHINGYYSMPEMIRKPVEPVKVEPGAEAATGTSSTSATPATSNAPSPSPAATPTPLTVPGTASTETSKVNSDASEAKECKEEPKDKDSVDGKDVKEEPKDAKEEEDSNAEKDKEKEDVKKEEKDADTEGTDKEKDAKDVKDEKSAAKSDEKVESSDNKPKQDSEEDVVIVKDDEEETEKREDKDSKDKDVKDCDSEILKPKRKFMFNIADGGFTELHTLWLNEEKAAVPGREYEIWHRRHDYWLLAGIVTHGYGRWQDIQNDIRFAIINEPFKMDVGKGNFLEIKNKFLARRFKLLEQALVIEEQLRRAAYLNLTQDPNHPAMSLNARFAEVECLAESHQHLSKESLAGNKPANAVLHKVLNQLEELLSDMKSDVSRLPATLARIPPVAQRLQMSERSILSRLAATAPGGSSSQSGQAALLAQQFPAGFSGGQLPATFAGAANFGNFRPQYSVPGQPPQGFTA